AGGTACAGGTAGGCTGGCGGCAGCCATGAAAGTTCTCCTTATCAATCGGCGTTGCGAGTCAACTCCACCGTCTTGTCATCGAGAAGTGAATGCGCCACGCGCAACCACTCCGCCAGACCAGCCCAGGGACGCTCGGTTTCGGTTTCCGCAGAGTTGGTCGATTCTTTCTTGCTTCTGCTTCGACTCCAGTTTAAAGAGCGTAGCTGCCTTTTGGCGCGCAGGTAGAGCCCTGCGTAAATCTCGTTGCCGGCTTCTTGCGTGTTGGTGTCCATCTATCTCTCTCCTTCACCGCGGCTAATGGATGCGGTCTTTGAGCGCTGCCTTTACTTCCGCGCTCGCCTGGAACGCTCCGCAGACTTTGAGTTGCTTGATAACGGCGCAGGCAAGCTCCGGAGTAACGTCGTCGGCGAGCCGAAGAATGCCGGTTACGTTGAGTTCAACTTGTCTCCCAGCGGCAAGAAGTTTTTCCAGGCTCTTGCGGTTGTGCATGACGATGCCTGCGGCCGTCAGCCGGCTCGTCGCCGACTGCGGCAGGTCCATGCCGTGCTCATGCAGCAGATTGCGCGCTGCGGCTTGCAGAAAGGCTTCGCGGCTTGGGTAAAGCCCGCGTTCCACCAGCAGGTCTACCTGCCTGAGTTCATCCGCGCCCATGCTCAGGGTAAGTTTTTCTCGCTTCGATCCAGCGAAAGCTCCGGCCCCAAACGTTCCTATCAGGCCCGCCATCGCCAGGAAGTTTTGCTTTCGTTCTTCCCTTTTGCTCTGCTGTTCATGGTTTGCCACTTCGTATGTCCTCCACAATATGTAAATGTAAATTCACATTTACATAACTGTCAAGTACAATTTTGGGCAGGTTGGTATAAATATTTCCCATGGCAAAAAAGACACTCGCCCCCCAGCAGGAGCGCAGCCGCGAATCGCTGCGCAAATTACAGAAAGCAACGGCAGAAGTCCTGGGGCAGCATGGGGTTGAAGGCGCTACGATTCCCCGCATCGCACAGCACGCCGGGCTGACCCCGGGCGCCATCTACCGCCGATTTCATGACAAAGATGAGCTTCTGGAAGCCACCATCCTGGGCATGCTGGAGCGCCAGGACGAAAGAATGAAACTCGGCCTTACGCCCACCGCCGCGGCGCAGATCCCGCTGCCGGTCTTTGCCGATCAGGTGATCGGCGGCATGGTGCTCAGCTATCGCGTCAACGCGGCACTGCTGCGGGCGATGCGCACCTTTGTTCGCGGCAAAGCAAATACCGCGTTTTGGAAGACGGCCTGCAAATTTGAGGTCCGCGCCATTGAACACGTCGTCGACCTGTTTCTGACTCACCGCAAGGAAATCAAGCATCCTGATCCCCGCATGGCTATATCCATGGCTTTTATGATGGTGGTAAGCACGCTGTACGAAATTGTGGTGATGCCCACCGACCTGGGACCACTGAAAAACTTTCTGCCCAAGGACGATCAGGCGCTCAAACGCGAACTCGTTCGCGCCTTCCTGAACTATCTGGGCGCGGAGCAGAAAAAGAGCGGGTAAGGCGGAATGTCTCGGCTTCGCTCCTTGAATACGGTAGAGTGATAATTCATTACAATGGCGAGGAAATCCAAATCGAAGGGCGTCATGAAAATCCTTGTTTCCGGCAGACGTACGAACACGCTGCAAGACATCCAGGCAGCCGTTGCCGCCGCCGCAAAAGCTGAGGGCAATTCAAAAATTCCTGCGCGTGCGACAGTTGAAGACATGAAGGCTGGGATCGTCCGTGCCGTGCAAAGCAAGCATGGTCGCGGTTAATACCAACATTCTCACGCGTCTTCTGGTGACCGTCGCGGTGCCCCTAGGCGATTAGCTAGGCTGTTACAATAAGGGTTAGACCTGCACCTTGAGCATCTAATCCCACTGTAGGGACACTGTCTTTATCTATGTTTGAAAATCTTCAGGAAAAACTGCAACGGGCGTTCAAGAACCTGCGCGGACAGGGCACGCTCACCGAAGAAAATATCCAGGAAGCGCTGAAAGAAATCCGCATGGCCTTGCTGGAAGCCGACGTCAACTTCAAAGTGGTCAAGGAATTTATTGACCGCGTCCAGGCGAAAGCGGTTGGCCAGGAAGTGATGACGGCGCTTTCTCCGGCGCAGCAGATCGTCAAGATCGTGCATGACGAGCTGGTTGAAGTCCTGGGCAAGGACACGGCCAAGCTCAAGTTCGCATCGCAGCCGCCTTCAGTGATCCTGATGGCAGGCTTGCAAGGTTCCGGCAAGACCACTACTTCCGGCAAGCTTGCCGCGTGGCTGAAAAAAGGCGGACACCGGCCCATGCTGGTCTCAGTGGACGTGTATCGTCCTGCGGCGCGCCAGCAGTTGAAGGTTGTAGCAGAGGCAATCAAGGCCAACCTCTACGAAGGCAAGGTTGAAACCTCCGATACGCCAACCGTTGAGCGACTGGTAAAAGAAGCGCGCAAGGAAGCCATCAACAGCGGCTGCAACTTCCTGATCGTTGATACCGCCGGACGACTGCACATTGATGACGAACTGATGGCAGAAATGCAGTCGCTCAAGAAGATTCTTAATCCGCAGGAAATCTTGTTCGTGGCCGACGCCATGACCGGCCAGGATGCCGTGCGCTCCGCCGACGAGTTCCACAAAAAACTTTCCATCACCGGCGTGGTGCTCACCAAAATGGATGGCGATGCACGCGGCGGCGCGGCGCTCTCCATACGCCAGGTCACCGGCCAGCCCATCAAGTTCATTGGCGTGGGTGAAAAGTATGACGCGCTTGAGCCTTTCCATCCTGACCGCATTGTAGGGCGCATTCTGGGCATGGGCGACATCCTTACGCTGGTAGAAAAAGCCCAGGAGAACGTCGATCAGAAAAAAGCAGAAGAGTTTGCCAAGAAAGCGCTGGGCGGTGAAGGCTTCTCACTGGAGGATTTCCGCGACCAACTTCGCCAGGTAAAGAAACTGGGCTCGTTGCAGAGCGTCATCAAGATGCTGCCCAGCATTGGGCCGTTTGCCGGCATGCAGAAAGCCGCCGATTCCGTGGACGAAAGCCAGATCACGCGCGTGGAAGCCATCATCAATTCCATGACGCCGAAAGAGCGCAACCATCACGAAATCATCAACGGCAGCCGCCGCAAGCGCATTGCCCGCGGCTCCGGCACCAGCGTGCAGGAAGTGAACCAGCTTCTGCGCCAGTACGCGCAGATGCGCAAGATGTTCAAAGACATGGGCAAATCCAGTTTCAGCCGCAAGCTGGCCGGGATGAAGCTGCCGGGAATGCGGTAGATCCTTACCACTGATTTTCACTGATTGACACTGATCAGGATTTGGCCGCGAATCAACACGAAAGAACACGAATTAAAACTTTCTATTAAATTCGGCCGATTCGCGTGCATTCGTGGCTAATCTTTTTGCTTTTCTCCGTGCCTCCGTGTCTCCGTGGTGGGTTTTGATTTTCTTGGATCTTAATGCACAACTCGACTCACTCACCGCCAAGTTGCGCGCCATGGTTCCCGCCGAGCGCTTGGCCTTGGTCGATCGCTTCGCCGAGAATCTGATCAAGTCCGGACTGGCTGATCGCGCGCTCAAGGCCGGCGATCTTGCGCCGGGCTTCGAACTCCCTGACGGCGACGGCATGCTTTGGCGTTCACAAAACTTGCTTCGCAATGGCCCTCTCGCAATCGTCTTCTTTCGCGGACGCTGGTGCGCTTACTGCAACGCCCAACTCGCAGCATTGCAGGCAATTCATCCCCAGATTGCTGGAGCCGGCGCGTCGCTGGTCGCTATCTCCCCGCAGACACAAAAGCACTCCTACATGACGCGCGACATGCACAAGCTGCGCTTCCCTGTACTGAGCGATCAGGGAAATCAGGTCGCACGCAAATTCGGGCTTGCCTATCGTCTCTCCCCGGAGATGCAGGCGATGTATGAAAGCATCATGACCAAGCTACCGGGTTATAACGGCGACCAGGGCTGGGAGCTGCCGCTAGCCGCGACTTACATCGTGCAATCGAACGGAAAGATTACCTGGGCAAGAGTTGATGCGGACTGGCGGAAGAGACCGGAGCCGGAAGACATTTTGCAAAAACTGAACATTGACCCGCTATGAGCGGTCAATATCCTGAATGAGCGGTTTGGTTAAACGAAGGCTTGCCGCTAACAGGTTTTCCTCTTTGGCAGCGATTTCGTCAAGCTTGCGGAAGTAGCGGGCGGTGGCTTGGGCAAGCTTCGGACGGATTTTTTTCTTGCGGCGTGATTGGGATTGCGTCATTTTTTTATCATTTACAAAGGGAAATTAGCCCTTCGAGATGATGGGATTTCTCAACGAGGAATTCTGACATTCTCCTCGCCGTGTTCGTTCATTCTATTTTCTCCAAGGCCTTGCGCGTTCGAGATATCGATTGCGCATCGCTATCTTAGCCTCTTCTTCTGTCCTGCCAGCAGTATTCGCAAGATGGACAGGACCAACTGAGCGGGCAAAACACCACCATTGATTTCCATCGTACTTCGTCGTTAATAGGAAATCCTCAAATTTAGGAAATTGAGAGCTCTGAGTACAGGGGATATCTCCATAAGGAGCACCTACCGTCATTCCACAGGCATACTCCATAACGTCTTCTGTGCCATATTCATGGTCCCAAGACCCGCGAACCGTCAGAGGCGCCGAACAAGTTCCGCATCGGTAGTCTCCATATAGCTCTTCCATCCGTTCTAATTCATTGGTCAGTTTGAGGTTTTCGGCCCTGATATCGGCAAATAAATCCATTTCAATCAATCCAAAATCTCTGGGAATATCGACCAAACGTCCACGCGAACCCTCCATCCAAGACGCATCTTGCTTGCCATGCACTCGAGATATTATGTGGGAATCGATTGCATTGAAAACCCAGCCTGAAGGAAGACCACAGGCTTTAACAACATCATCAAACGGCAAAATTGCAGAATAGTGCCGGCCCTTAACTTGATCCTTTAGTGATTTTGCTAACTCGCCAATACGGTGATTGAACGTATCTGTAGAAATTATGTCAGCACGAATGAGAGCCTCGCTCCATCCTTTTGCCGTGAGCACATACAACATATCGGTCTTCTTTACCAGCAAGCCTTCCGAACAGAGTTCATTCCACGATGTGCTCTGGACAATCGCATAAGTTGGATCAGAGCAATCAAATAAGGTGCAGTCAATCGCTCTATCACCCAATATCGTGAATACCTGGTTCAAAAGAGTGAGAGCATCCGCGCGCCTTATTTCTTCTGGAAGAGACATGCCCAATTATCGTTTAGCCATGGCGCATTTTCTAGTTGGCCCGCTACGCCGCACGCCTAAATCATGCCTTGATACATGCCTTAATTCTTTGGAAAGTTTATGTGCCGCACCTAACGGCGCTCAAGCCTATTTACTTGCCTACCCACCCTTCCGGCTTCGCGTGCGCTCGCCTCAGGGTGGGCTAACTTGTGGTCGCACCTCCGGCGCTTGGTTTTCTTGACCACCGGGCGAACAAATGGTAAAGTTAATTATTTCCTCCCAGCGAGGAGCCGCTATGCGGTGAGGGTTCTTTGAAAATTAGCAATCAGCACTCAGCCGTCAGCCAAAAATGGAACCCCTGGCCCTTTGCGACCCTCTGCCGACCGAACAGTTGGAGCGAGAAAACAGGGCCGAAATTGACCGCGATTGAGGCCCTGAAAACGGAGAAAAAAGGCTTCAACCGCTCGGTCACCGCTCGGTCGAATTAGGGTTAAGCTTTTGTTTTCAACAAAGGTCCTATGGGGGGTGGGTCGCTGGCTGAAGGACGTAGGCAGAGGGCTGCAAGAAATTGCCGTGATCACCCGATATCGCCGTCATCGCGCGGGATCAGAAAAGCAAAACCGTTAACCACTAAGGACACGAAGGAACGCAAAGGAAAACCTTTGAAACCTACGCCAATTTGGATGAGTTATGGAGGAGCGGAGGGACCGGAAGCTTCTAGAAATGCTCTTGCAGCTCCACAAATTTCTCGACCTGTAGCAGCTTGAGCCCTTTAGGTGCAGGATTTACGGTTTCATGCTCAAGCGCCCAGGTGAGGTCATGCGGGACAAAGACGGCGTTGATGCCCGCCGCCAGCGCTGGGTTGATGTCCGACCGGGGGCTGTTGCCGACCATCCATGTGAGCTGCGGCTCAAACTCATACTTGGCGATGATCTCTTTATAAGCAGACTCGGTTTTTTCCGCCACGATCTCGACGGCGGCAAAATATTCCTTGATTCCAGAACGTTCCACCTTTCCGGCTTGTTCCGTGAAGTCGCCCTTGGTCATTACCACCATGTGATGGCCACGGCCAGAAAGATAGTTCAGCGTTTCCGGCACGCCATCGATTAACTCAATGGGATAGTTTGAAACCTTGTGAGCAAAGCCCCAGATGAACTCATGCAGCTCCGGTGTGACCGGCTTTTCTGAGAGGCGCTCAAAGCACTTGACCAGAGAGTGCGAAAAGCTGTGCGAGCCGTAACCACGCTCCAGCACCGTCTCGCGTTCGACCTCATACAGGAATTTCCGGACTTCGTCCGGGGAAAGATGCTGATGGTTCAGCCGCTCGATGAAGTCGGCAATGGCCTGGTCAAAGTAAACGTTGTTTTCCCAGAGCGTGTCGTCGGCGTCGATGAGGAGGGTTTGGGAAACCATGCACAGAAATCTACCACGGAGGCACGGAGACACGGAGGAAACCAAAGATCAAAATAGCTGAGGTCTTATGATCGAGAACGCCTTCATAACGATTGCGGCTGCATCTTGTCCGCGATCAGTCGGCATCAAGCTATGCCAGAAAATCCTTTTCGGCCCGACCTCTTGCCATTCTTGTCTTGCTTTTCTCCGTGTCTCCGTGCCTCCGTGGTAGATTTTCTGCGCATCCCCAGACGAATGCTTCGGGGTCCCCAGGCTGCTAGAATCTTGCCTATGAAAACAGCAACCTGTCTGTTGGCACTTTTCTTCGCAATGGTCCTTCCGGTGACACTATTGGCCCAGGCGGGCCGGCGCGCCGCGCCTCCCCCCAAGACCGCCGATAAATGTCTTTTGAAAGAGAACGTGAATGAAGATATTGCCGCGCAGGTAAACAAGTTCAAGCTTGTTTCCATGCCCTTTAGCGTGAGCGGTCTCACCGACAACGAGCGCAAGATGGTTTACAAGCTGGTGGAAGCTTCGCAATTTCTGGAAAGCATCCACTGGCGGCAGAGCGATCCTAAAGGGCTGGAGCTGTACAAGCGCCTGCTGGGCTGCAACCAGGTAATGAACCAGAAGATCCGCCGCTTTCTGATGATCAACGGCAGCCGCTATGATCTGCTGGAAAACCAGAAGCCATTCATCGGCAGCGACCCGTTCCTGCCCGGCCATGCGCTTTACCCTGCGGGCATCACACGGCAGGAGATTGAAGCGTACGTCGCCAAGCATCCGGAAAAGAAGGCCCAGATTTATAGTCCGTTCACGGTGGTTAAGCGCCAAGGCGGCGAGTTGGTTGGAGTTCCTTACCACGTTGAATACAAGCCGTGGCTTACGGGCGCGGCCAAGGCCTTGCGTGAGGCCGCGGCTCTCAGTCCGGACAAAGCCTTTGCCGGCTTCCTCCAGTTACGCGCTGAAGCGCTGCTCACAGATGACTATTACAAGAGCGATATAGCGTGGCTCGACCTGGAGAACCCAAAGTTCGACATTATCTTTGCGCCGTATGAAACCTATCTCGACGATCTGCTGGGCGTGAAGACCTCTTACGGTGCGGCGGTGATGATCCGCAATCAGGAAGAAAGCGACAGCCTGGATACGTTCAAGAAATACGTTCCGGACATACAGGACGCGTTGCCCTTGGCGCCGGAAGATCGTCCGTCAATGCAAGGCAAGAGCACCCCGATGGAAGTAATGGACACGCCCTTCCGCGCCGGTGACCTGCGCCATGGATATCAGGCGGTGGCGGACAATCTGCCGAACGATCCGCGCATTCACCAGGAAAAAGGCACCAAGAAAATTTTCTTCAAGAATTACATGGATGCGCGCGTGAACTACGTGGTGCTGCCCATTGGCAAGCAGTTGATGCGGGAAGACCAGGCAGCGCTGGCCAGCATGGAAGGCTATCTTGCCGTGGTGCTGATGCACGAAATCTGCCACGGACTGGGACCGGCTTATGCACGCACAGCAGCCGGCAAGGCCGATATTCGCGAGTCGATTGGGCCGACATATTCCGGACTGGAGGAAGCCAAGGCTGACGTTGTGGGCTTGTTCGCGCTGAACTGGCTGATGGACAAAGGCGTGATACAGAAAACGCAGGCCAACACGTTTTATGCGTCGCACGTGGCCGGGATTTTCCGTACGGTGCGCTTTGGCGTGGCTGAAGCCCACGGTCGCGCGGAGATGATGGAATTTAACTATCTGGCCGAACAGGGCGCCATCACGTTCGATCCTAAGACATCAAAGTATGCAATTGATTTCACAAAGATGCCGGATGCGATTGCCACGCTGGCCAAAGAGCTGCTGGAAATTGAGGCCACAGGCGACAGGAACCGCGCTGAGCAATGGTTTAAAAAGTATGATTCCATGCCGGCTGAGTTAAAATCGGCGCTAACGAGTGTAAAAGATGTGCCCGTGGACATTGATCCAGTCAGCGCATTTGGAGAACAGATTCAATGAGGCCTACGCAGGAAGCGCAAAATCCAGAGGAACGCCGCAGATTTGAGCGAGTGGATATCGCGCATCAGTCGCAAGTGCTGGTGATGGATGCCAAGGGCGGGCAAGCCGGTGTGCTGCGTCAATTGGCGCGCGGCGGCTTTATGATGGAGCCCGACCGGCACTACAACGAAGACAGCAAAATCTATACCTTCACTATCCATGAGCCGACGGAAGACATCCGCGTGCGCGTGAACGCGCGTCTGCGCTTTGCCGACCAGCAGTATGCTGGATTTGAATTTGTGGACCTTGATCCTGAAGCAGCAGTGGAGATAGGACACATCATCGGCAAATATTACGAGCACACCAAGGCGTAAAAGCAAAACCAAAATCTCAACACGGATGCCACGGATCAAGCTGCTTGTCGAAGGGCTCGGCTGGCCGTTAATATCTTACGCGCGATCTGGAAACCCCAACAATCCGTGTGATCAGTGAAATCCGTGGTAAGGTTTTGGTTTTCCGATCACGGCGATTCCGCGCGATTACGGCGATACTATCTGATCCAGCACGGGTTCCCGTCGAAACCGCACTGCATGATTCGCCAGGCGGTTGGCTTCCTGGTTCTGCTCGCGCGGAATGTGGGAGATACAGAACTTCAGGGTGCGGGCCAGCTTGCGGCACATCCAGTGGAGAGAGTAAAGCCGCGGGCTGCGGCAGGAATACTCGCCGGTCATCTGCTTTACGACCAGCTCTGAATCGCTAAAGACGCTGAGTGAGGTGGCATTGAGTTCCAACGCGCGCTGCAGGGCTTCCAGCAGGGCGGCATATTCGGCCACGTTGTTGTCATGGTGGCCGATCCAGCGGGCAATGCGGATCATTTCCCCGTCCGGCTTCTCAATCAGAACGCCAATGCCGGAAGGCCCCGGACTGCCGTGGGAACCACCGTCGACATAGGCGATGAGATCTGACATCTGGTCTCTAAGAGACACAATGAGGCAGATCAGGTTGTGCCGTCAAGAACATCTTTGGTTCGTTCGCACGTTTGGAGCAGCACCTTGGAGATAAAAATTTTGTGGAAACCACTGTGGAAATCGCGGACGAGCAGGAAAGAACGTCATCACAGCCGCATTTTATCTACGTTTTTCAAATCGGGAAATCGTGGAAAAAAATCTTCGTTTGCACAGATCACGGGCGTTGACTTTTCACGGTCTTCAGCTAGGATCACACATGTCGACGGTCGAAAGGGTTAGCCAAAATAAACAGTGGCTGATCCGAAGTAGACTGGGTGATCAGGTTCAATGGAGCGATCCAGTGAACACCCGGACCCGAAAAAACCGACAGGCTCTGCGAGGGGCAGGTTGGGGTCAGGAACTGCGAAAGCAGTGATCGCATCAAGGGCTGTGACGGTACATGCATCCACGTTGTTAGCTCCCTCGCAGGAGTTGGCGGCTAGAGCATAACCAATGTCACAGCCTTTACTATTTGTGGTAGCAATTCACCTCACCCCCACCTTCTTGCTGCCCTGCCTAGCCATTATCCATTCAATACATCTCGCCTTTCCACTCTCAATTTTTCTGTTCCGCGCGTTCCTGCATCGTGTCTAATCTCTGTAGCGGCTGGATTTTTGGGCAACCGGCGCGGACCTTGGCAATTCCATTTCGCGCTTGCGTATCTCGACTCTGGCTGCGCTCCTAGGGTTTCAGGTATAGCTGCCTGAAACCCATTTTTTTCTTGCCCGATGGCGTGTCCCAGGCGACACAGTGTCTATGTTCCCCCACGTATGCCCTGACTTAAACATTTTATAAGCTGTTTATTATCAACAAGTTAAGACTTGGCTGCCCGGCTGCTCTTAATCCTGGTGTCACACGACACAAGGAGAAATCAACATGCGGCGGCTAGTTGTGATCTCAGGAAAATCAAAAATCATTGCGATCTTTGCGGCGTTGGCCTTCTCGCTGACCAGCATCCATCTGGCTGCCAAGGCCCACATCGCCAGCCTGCAGCGCGAACAGGAACGTCTTGAGCAGTCTGCGATGCGGCAGCGTTTGGCGGTTAGCCAGGACCCGCAAGTTGCGGCAAGCAAGCCGGCAATCCAAGTTCCGGCAAATCCGATAGCTACCGATCAGAAAGTTATCGC
The sequence above is a segment of the Terriglobia bacterium genome. Coding sequences within it:
- a CDS encoding CopG family transcriptional regulator, coding for MANHEQQSKREERKQNFLAMAGLIGTFGAGAFAGSKREKLTLSMGADELRQVDLLVERGLYPSREAFLQAAARNLLHEHGMDLPQSATSRLTAAGIVMHNRKSLEKLLAAGRQVELNVTGILRLADDVTPELACAVIKQLKVCGAFQASAEVKAALKDRIH
- a CDS encoding TetR/AcrR family transcriptional regulator, whose protein sequence is MAKKTLAPQQERSRESLRKLQKATAEVLGQHGVEGATIPRIAQHAGLTPGAIYRRFHDKDELLEATILGMLERQDERMKLGLTPTAAAQIPLPVFADQVIGGMVLSYRVNAALLRAMRTFVRGKANTAFWKTACKFEVRAIEHVVDLFLTHRKEIKHPDPRMAISMAFMMVVSTLYEIVVMPTDLGPLKNFLPKDDQALKRELVRAFLNYLGAEQKKSG
- the ffh gene encoding signal recognition particle protein, with product MFENLQEKLQRAFKNLRGQGTLTEENIQEALKEIRMALLEADVNFKVVKEFIDRVQAKAVGQEVMTALSPAQQIVKIVHDELVEVLGKDTAKLKFASQPPSVILMAGLQGSGKTTTSGKLAAWLKKGGHRPMLVSVDVYRPAARQQLKVVAEAIKANLYEGKVETSDTPTVERLVKEARKEAINSGCNFLIVDTAGRLHIDDELMAEMQSLKKILNPQEILFVADAMTGQDAVRSADEFHKKLSITGVVLTKMDGDARGGAALSIRQVTGQPIKFIGVGEKYDALEPFHPDRIVGRILGMGDILTLVEKAQENVDQKKAEEFAKKALGGEGFSLEDFRDQLRQVKKLGSLQSVIKMLPSIGPFAGMQKAADSVDESQITRVEAIINSMTPKERNHHEIINGSRRKRIARGSGTSVQEVNQLLRQYAQMRKMFKDMGKSSFSRKLAGMKLPGMR
- a CDS encoding AhpC/TSA family protein — translated: MDLNAQLDSLTAKLRAMVPAERLALVDRFAENLIKSGLADRALKAGDLAPGFELPDGDGMLWRSQNLLRNGPLAIVFFRGRWCAYCNAQLAALQAIHPQIAGAGASLVAISPQTQKHSYMTRDMHKLRFPVLSDQGNQVARKFGLAYRLSPEMQAMYESIMTKLPGYNGDQGWELPLAATYIVQSNGKITWARVDADWRKRPEPEDILQKLNIDPL
- a CDS encoding HAD hydrolase-like protein; amino-acid sequence: MVSQTLLIDADDTLWENNVYFDQAIADFIERLNHQHLSPDEVRKFLYEVERETVLERGYGSHSFSHSLVKCFERLSEKPVTPELHEFIWGFAHKVSNYPIELIDGVPETLNYLSGRGHHMVVMTKGDFTEQAGKVERSGIKEYFAAVEIVAEKTESAYKEIIAKYEFEPQLTWMVGNSPRSDINPALAAGINAVFVPHDLTWALEHETVNPAPKGLKLLQVEKFVELQEHF
- a CDS encoding Zn-dependent hydrolase, which codes for MVLPVTLLAQAGRRAAPPPKTADKCLLKENVNEDIAAQVNKFKLVSMPFSVSGLTDNERKMVYKLVEASQFLESIHWRQSDPKGLELYKRLLGCNQVMNQKIRRFLMINGSRYDLLENQKPFIGSDPFLPGHALYPAGITRQEIEAYVAKHPEKKAQIYSPFTVVKRQGGELVGVPYHVEYKPWLTGAAKALREAAALSPDKAFAGFLQLRAEALLTDDYYKSDIAWLDLENPKFDIIFAPYETYLDDLLGVKTSYGAAVMIRNQEESDSLDTFKKYVPDIQDALPLAPEDRPSMQGKSTPMEVMDTPFRAGDLRHGYQAVADNLPNDPRIHQEKGTKKIFFKNYMDARVNYVVLPIGKQLMREDQAALASMEGYLAVVLMHEICHGLGPAYARTAAGKADIRESIGPTYSGLEEAKADVVGLFALNWLMDKGVIQKTQANTFYASHVAGIFRTVRFGVAEAHGRAEMMEFNYLAEQGAITFDPKTSKYAIDFTKMPDAIATLAKELLEIEATGDRNRAEQWFKKYDSMPAELKSALTSVKDVPVDIDPVSAFGEQIQ
- a CDS encoding PilZ domain-containing protein, whose amino-acid sequence is MRPTQEAQNPEERRRFERVDIAHQSQVLVMDAKGGQAGVLRQLARGGFMMEPDRHYNEDSKIYTFTIHEPTEDIRVRVNARLRFADQQYAGFEFVDLDPEAAVEIGHIIGKYYEHTKA
- a CDS encoding ribonuclease HI family protein — protein: MSDLIAYVDGGSHGSPGPSGIGVLIEKPDGEMIRIARWIGHHDNNVAEYAALLEALQRALELNATSLSVFSDSELVVKQMTGEYSCRSPRLYSLHWMCRKLARTLKFCISHIPREQNQEANRLANHAVRFRREPVLDQIVSP